Proteins encoded by one window of Carassius auratus strain Wakin chromosome 8, ASM336829v1, whole genome shotgun sequence:
- the LOC113107366 gene encoding uncharacterized protein LOC113107366 isoform X2, translated as MFSDLHSSLAPAKPPRTFSESSMENLSASKSDKKRKAPLPPGHLGGSSKSENNPDNGGQVHTQNSKDRPVLPLPDYETLFPKKRHGVMGQTRWDHLVAEVNQRNWDFSEEISVDGHERLMPNKSAILKNRTSVNLNQHPKNHEATPSAPARHKEALLPPRAPVTPEPSVETNVQYGHIKESLYATVNKPRHSASKNLENNPPPAVHSRHVPQEMERKSLTPDALNHQLSQSKEKPTPAARSIQSINSTIDGVVQEMPVVKPRQESLVKDPVRQVQPDKQATNQPLTSENNKTEKQHKGQNRSISTDGFVDVDLLKAAESPEELHLGKPAYEFEGRGMIALDPFPSDNLLSKDPWALPEQTTNEDDLFPRGPKQMGNLEDQTSTFDKKDKSANKGTNDPFTKSSEKSKSPKSESGNQSPSFTEQARASFKRNFSLRKKNSSRQYTTTVKAGTENTSLARSVSQSSQDAEDVELTVTSVAPPSRTDSTVVTSESPIGGKATFRAWVPPSEAQTVALQNGSGSAGSNSRRPHPVKPMSTESQSSSVIAVGKDPKTITIKEMAEMSKNVDSGPYTQLTQEELITLVVKQQAELSKKDARIMELEDYIDNLLVRVMEEKPAILFSLQSKC; from the exons ATgttttctgatcttcattcttctcTGGCACCTGCTAAACCTCCGAGAACTTTCAGTGAGTCCAGCATGGAAAACCTCTCAGCTTCCAAATCTGACAAGAAGCGAAAGGCTCCTCTTCCCCCTGGTCATCTAGGGGGCTCGTCTAAGTCTGAAAACAATCCTGATAATGGGGGACAAGTGCATACCCAAAACTCCAAAGATAGGCCTGTTCTTCCTCTCCCGGACTATGAAACCCTCTTTCCTAAGAAGAGGCATGGGGTGATGGGTCAAACACGTTGGGACCATCTTGTTGCGGAGGTAAACCAAAGAAACTGGGATTTCTCCGAAGAAATTAGTGTAGATGGACATGAGAGGCTGATGCCAAATAAATCTGCAATCTTAAAAAACAGAACCTCTGTGAACCTTAACCAGCACCCAAAAAATCATGAGGCAACTCCCTCTGCCCCCGCAAGACACAAAGAGGCACTCCTTCCACCCAGAGCTCCTGTGACCCCAGAACCATCGGTCGAGACTAATGTCCAATATGGTCATATCAAAGAGTCTTTATATGCCACTGTCAATAAGCCTAGACACTCTGCTTCCAAGAACTTGGAAAACAATCCACCTCCAGCTGTCCATAGTAGACATGTACCTCAGGAGATGGAAAGGAAGTCTCTGACTCCGGATGCCCTTAACCATCAACTCTCCCAGTCAAAAGAGAAGCCTACACCAGCTGCCAGATCCATACAAAGTATTAATTCAACGATTGATGGTGTGGTTCAAGAGATGCCTGTTGTCAAACCCAGACAAGAGTCATTAGTAAAGGACCCAGTCAGACAAGTCCAACCAGACAAGCAGGCAACCAATCAACCCCTGACATCAGAAAACAACAAAACTGAGAAACAGCACAAGGGCCAAAATAGAAGCATTTCCACAGATGGGTTTGTTGATGTAGACCTCCTCAAAGCTGCTGAAAGTCCAGAAGAACTGCATTTGGGGAAACCGGCTTATGAATTTGAGGGGAGGGGAATGATTGCTCTTGACCCATTCCCAAGTGATAACCTGCTATCTAAAGATCCCTGGGCTTTACCAGAGCAGACCACCAATGAAGATGACCTGTTCCCTAGGGGCCCAAAGCAAATGGGAAATCTTGAAGATCAGACTTCAACCTTTGATAAGAAAGATAAGTCTGCAAACAAAGGAACAAATGATCCATTCACAAAGTCTTCCGAGAAAAGCAAATCACCGAAATCAGAAAGTGGTAACCAATCACCCAGCTTCACTGAACAAGCCAGAGCCTCATTTAAAAGAAATTTTTCccttagaaagaaaaattcatcTCGCCAATACACAACTACTGTAAAAGCTGGTACAGAGAATACAAGTCTGGCTAGATCAGTTTCTCAGTCTTCACAAGATGCAGAAGATGTTGAGCTGACTGTAACCAGTGTTGCTCCACCAAGCAGAACTGATTCCACTGTAGTAACATCTGAATCCCCTATAGGGGGCAAGGCGACTTTTCGCGCTTGGGTCCCACCATCAGAGGCTCAGACAGTTGCTCTGCAGAATGGTAGTGGAAGTGCAGGTTCTAATTCAAGAAG GCCTCACCCAGTGAAACCCATGAGCACCGAGAGCCAGTCTTCCAGTGTTATCGCTGTGGGGAAAGACCCAAAGACTATCACCATCAAGGAAATGGCTGAGATGTCAAAG AATGTAGATAGCGGCCCGTACACTCAGCTCACACAGGAGGAACTGATCACACTGGTGGTAAAGCAACAGGCCGAACTCTCCAAAAAAGATGCCAGGATCATGGAGTTAGAGGACTATATTGATAACCTTCTAGTTCGCGTCATGGAGGAGAAGCCAGCCATCCTGTTTTCACTTCAATCCAAGTGTTAG